A stretch of DNA from Candidatus Hinthialibacter antarcticus:
AATGTTTGGATAAAGCGCATCACAACCACGCGCCGAACCACAATAAATTTCTACATCCAACACCCAACGCCGCATCCTGTCCTCAGAGCGAAAAAAACCGTATTTACAATTCAGCGTAAAATCATTATATTCTATATAAGGCTCATCATCACGCGTGTACATCTTAGAAAGAGAGAAGCCTCATGGACCGCAGAAAAGTCTTAATTGGCGCCGCAACAGGTCTCACCGCCGCCGCTTCAGGCGTATTGATATTGACCAAAGGGTTCACTCCGCCGGATGTTCCACAAAAAGAACCATCACGGATTGCTTTAAGCGCAGACGCCCAACAACCAGGCGCTTGGTCGTATCACGCGCTTGACGCAGCCGCAACAGGCGAATTGGCTTATCAGATGTACGCAGGCGGCGGGTGCATGTACGCCTCGTTCGGCAGCATCATCACCCAATTGGCGCAGCAATACGGCCAGCCCTACGCTTCTTTTCCTTATGAAATGATGAAGTACGGCTCTTCGGGAATCGGCGAATTCGGCTCGGTGTGCGGCGCATTGAACGGCACAGCCGCCGCAGTCGGATTGTTTGTAGAGAACAAAGGCCACCGCAACGCCATCATTGAAGAATTTTTTAGCTGGTATGAAAAAACCGCTCTGCCTGTTTTTGAGCCGAAAGACGCAAAAGAAAAAACCGTCGTGACCGTTTCAAATTCCGTCCTCTGCCACGCATCAACCGCGACATGGTCTAAGGCGTCCGGCAAGCGCACCGACAGCAAAGAACGCACCGAACGCTGCAGCCGCTTAACGGCGGACGTAACCCAAAAAGCGGTCGGCCTGTTGAACCAGTATGTCGAAGGCGGTTTTGAACACTCACCGGCAATCAACATCGACGCCGCAGGCTGCATTCAGTGCCACGGCAAACCGGGCAAACTCGGCAACATCAAAGGCAAGATGAATTGCACGTCATGCCATGAGACCTCGACGGCGCACACACTCTTCGCCGACGCGCATTACAAATTCATGCCCGAAAAAAGCGAATAGCCGCGCTTATTCACCCCGGCCTTGTAGACCCAGTTCTTCGGCGTGAGGTTTGAGCGCATCAATTACAAATTGAATGTGCTCCCCCATCTCGACGCCGAGTTGCTCGGCGCCCAGGCGCACTTCGTCGCGATTGACTTTGGCGGCGAAACTCTTGTCTTTTAATTTTTTCTTGACGCTTTTCGGCGCCAGGGTGTGAATGCCGTCGGGTCGCACGAAACAGCACGCGCCGACGAAGCCAGTCAGCTCGTCGCAGGCCAGCAGGGCTTTGTCCATCGCGCTTTCGCAGGCCACGCCCCATTGGGTATAGTGGCAGGCGATGGCGTGGGCCATGTCTTCTTCGCCGCGCTCGCGCAGCCATGCCATGATGCGCTTGGGGTGGTCTTCGGGCCATTGTTCATAGTCGGCGTCATGCAGCAGCCCGGTCACACCCCACAGTTCGGCGTCGCTCTCGCCGCCGCCGTATTTCACCGCCGCCGCCCGCATCACCACTTCCACCGAACGCGCATGAATGCGCAGCGCCTCGCCCGGCGTCCATTCACATAACAAATTCCAAGCTGTCTCGCGATCAATCACCATTTGCTTCACCTTAGCGTGTTTCGAGTAGATGTTTCATTGTTGAGATAGAGATTACAAACCGGTTCTGCGTCCCTTTTAATCTCATAAAACCAAATCCTTCGTAATAGGAAACCACATTTTCATTAAGCGCATCAACAACAATACCCAGAATGCCGACTGTCTCGGCTGCATTCAGAGTTGTTTTGAACGCATGAAAGATAAGAGCGTCTCCATAGCCCTTGCCCTGAAAGTTATGATCGACCGCCAATCGTCCAAGCAAAAGAAATGGCAAGTCGTTATATGGACCAATTTTTTGGTTTTCAGGAAGGTTTTCTCTTGAGACAGAATGAGCGCATATAGAATAATAGCCAATTATGGTTGGACCATCGGATAGTACATACACTTTAGTCAGGCTTCTCACCTGGTCCTGATTGGCAAATTGTTGGATATATAAATTAAGTTCTTTAACGCCGCAATCAAATGATTTGCGGTCATGAAATTTTGGACTCAGAGGTTCAAATTTCATGTTCTGAAGTGATCTCTTGATATTTCAGGGCTGCCTTTTTAAAGCGGTCTGTCGCTTCGGGAGGATTTTCGACCAACTGGAAGAACTGTTGCCAGTCATCGGCGCTAAACCGGGTTTGTTCATGCTCGGCAATCACCGCTTCGGCCATCCGTCTAACGCTGTGGCGGATAAATTTGCTTTTATCTAAATGCAAAAATTCTCTCGCCCGTTCCATCAGATCGAGCGTTATCGAATCCATGCGAACTTTTAACGTATCATCATTTCTAATATTCATTGCCTCATTTTACCTCCTTTCAACAGACACAATTATACCCACATTTGCACCCACAAACAACTATTTATGCAGTTCGATTGTCTTGCATGAACAATCGAAGCATCAAAACCCAAACAGTTGTCTATAGTCTTCTTCAGCGTAGCGGTCGGTCATGCCAGAGATGTAATCCGACGCGCAGCGTTCAAGACCATAGTGTTCAATCCGAGCCTGATAGGCTTCCGGCATTTGTCCGGGATGCTCGGTGTAATGCTCAAACAAGCGTTGGATAATCAAACGACAGCGCGAGTTTGAGCGCAGTACCTGCGGGTGGCGGTATAAGTGATCGAACAGAAACTTGCGCGACGCCTGCACATGCTGCTGCATCCCGGCGCTGAACCCGACCAGACCGTCTTTGACTTCGCCTGTATGTTGGTTCAGCCGCCGCATGGTTTCTTCGGCGAGGTCGGTCACCTGACAATTGATGAGATGCAAAATCAGCGGATAGCGCCGCCGTTTGCCGCGCCATTCAGCCACCTGGTCGCGCACCTGCTCCGCCGCCTCGCGCCACAGCGGCACCGTCATCACGTCGTCGGGATGCAACAAGCCCGAATCAATGCCGTCGTCGAGGTCGTGGCTGCAATACGATATTTCATCCGCCGCGTCAACCACCTGCGCTTCGACGCAAGGTGCGCCTTCCAGCCCCTGCCCCATACCGCGATAGGGCGTGTGGCTCTTGAGAATGCCGCGCCGCGATTCTTTGGTCAGGTTCAGCCCGGGAAACTGCGGGTAGCGCACCTCAAGATAATCGACGATGCACAGCGCCTGGGCGTTGTGTTCAAACCCGCCGGATTCATCCGCCAAATCATTCAATATGCGCTCGCCCGCATGACCGAAGGGCGGATGGCCCAGGTCGTGCGCCAGGGCGATGGCCTCGCACAGGTCTTCATTGAGCGACAGCGCCCGCGCCAGCGTCCTCGCGATCTGCGCAACTTCGAGCGTATGGGTCAGCCGGGTGCGGTAATGGTCGCTAGCGTTGTTGATAAACACCTGGGTTTTGTATTCCAGACGGCGAAAGGCGCTGCTGTGAATGATGCGGTCGCGGTCGCGCTGGTAGCAGGTGCGGTAGGCGTGTTCTTCTTCATTATATATACGTCCACGCGAATCCGCCGCGCAGGCAGCGTAGGGCGCGAGGCGCTCGCGCTCTCCTTGTTCGAGCCGTTCCCGCGACATCAGCGAGGATGTTTCATTGGTCTTCGTCATTTTGACCTCAATATGGATTCATTTCATGGCATTTATCGCATAATCCCCCCGTCGTCTTCGACTGTACCCCCCTTATTAAGGGGGGTGCTAGGGGGCAATGTCATTGACTTAAGACTTTTAGCCCCCCTTTTTAAGGGGGGACGGCGCTGAAAGCGCCAGGGGGGATTCGGGCGCAACACGTTGCGCCCCTACAGGGCTGATATTTTTGATTTCGTTGCATCAAGGTCTGCCCTCACTTCGCAACGCCTTGGCTTGCCACCCCTTAAGTCAATGACATTGGGCTAGAGGGGATTCAAATTAAGTACAAACGTCAACGGTTCCAACTCCACACTCATCTCAAATAGGCGTCTGGCGGGACATAACCGGGTCGCACGTCGCTCATGTCGAGAATCTTGCGTCCGACCCGGTAGCGATTGCCGCCCATGTAATACAACAAGAACTCTTCCGGCTGCCATCTGATCTGATCAATTTGTTCATGTACGCCGACATAAAGCACCTCAGCCGTAATCAACGGCCGCCCCGGACCCGGAATAATGTCCCGTACGCGGCATTCAATCTGCACCAGACATTCCGTTATCATCAGCGGCGTCACCGTCTTGGCGCGAGTGGTGGTTAAATTTAACACCCGTAGTTTATCAACGTCGCGACCAGAGTGCACCCCGCAAAAATGCGTCTCTTTAACCAGCGATTCACCCACCACGCCCAAAATAAAATCACCCGACTCGCGAACAAAATGAAAACTCTGCGAACTCGGCTTCAATGAGACCGCAACCATCGGCGGGTCCATCCCAATCGGCATGTACCACAATACCGGAGATACCGTATTCGCCCGTCCCTTACGGGCCGATAGCAATAAAACCGGGTGCGTTGCGATGAAATGCGAAAATGCCTCTATCGGTTTAGATATCATCTCCCGCCCGCTTTCTATATAGTAAAGAGCCGTCACAAATCCGGCGCGTTTTTCTGGAATTGCCTAGTTGCACTTGCTACAACGCCATTGATTCATTACAATCGTTCCACTGCCGAAAAAAAATGGCATTTACACAAAAACTATAGCGGCTTTTTACATCAAAATCGTGGATACGAATACAGTTACTTTAACCCGCTCACCCTACGAAATTCTCAAGGTCAACCCTTGGGCTGACGTTGAAACTATCAAAGCGCAATATTTCCACCTGGTGAAGCAATACAACCCGGAATATTACCCGGAAGAATTTATCGAAATCCGTACGGCCTTCGATATTTTAAAAGAACCTGCGTCACGCGCGGCTTCTGATGTTGAAAATTTCTCCCCGCCGCCGTCGTTCAGTCATAGCGACTACAAAGGTATGGACTTACACTCCATTTCACTCTTTAAATTAAACCAAGAGATGAAGACGCTGTGCGGCGAGCGCCAACTCGAACAACTTGAAGGCGAAGAGAAAGCAAAAGCGCTTCACTTGCTCCACGGCGCAGCGCTTTATCATTCCGTCCATAGTCATATTAATGAAGCCAAAGAAGTCTGGAACAAAATTATTGACCTCTATCCAGACGATCAGGAAGCGAAAAGCAACCTGACCTACACCGTCTGGCAAGAAGCCTTCGACCTCGCAGCCGACGGGCAGATGGAAGAAGCAGAAAACGCCTTCAAACAACTCAACGAAAGCGGCTTCAAAAACGCCGCCATCTATAAAAACGTCGCCCTGGCGCAAGAAAAACAAGGCAAAAAAGACGAAAGCCGCGAATCATGGAAAATTGCGATTGATTCGCTTAACGCCGAATTAAAAAATGACCCCGACAACGACTATATAAAAGCTCTGGTCATCGCCGCCCACAAATACACCGGCGGCTACCACCTCGAAGGCAAAAGCGAAGTCGACGGCAGCGAAGGCAATATCACCGCCGGTTCCGCCAAAGAATTAGGCTACGCCTGCATCAAACAAGGCAACTGGCGCCAAGCGCTCGAAGCGCTCGAACGCGCCCGGCAAGACAACGAACAGGATGTCGATGTCTTATGCCAACTCGCTTGGGCCTATCTTAATACAAATCAACATAAAGTCGCGTTTCAAACCTGGAACCACGCCTTGAAGATCGCCTCCTCCAAACAAGGCGTCATCGACCACTTGGTTCGAGGCCACACCATTTTTGGCAAACGCTTGATGGAACAACGCATCTTCAACCAGGCGTTAGTCCAATTTAAAAACGCCCTCAAACACGAACCCAAAAATTTCGAATTGCGGCTTCTGTTGGGCGAAACCTATTTCCAAATGCGAAACTTTACCTCCGCGTTAGCGGAATATCAGCGGGTGATGGATGTTGACCCGCGCAATAAAGTGGCCCGGCAGGGCGTGAGAGAATGTAAACGTCTTGGAGGCCTCCGATGATTGGTTGGTTGACCCGTTCCAGTCAACCCGATCCTCGCGACGTCTTCCCAATCGACAACATGCCGATTGAAACATATGGAGGCAAAGGGACCAGCGCAGTCAGGCTGATGTACAAAAAAATGCCAGCCTTGCCTGCTCCCGGCGAAACGCGGCGTCTAGCGGTAAAAAACGGCCTAGACAAGAATAAGGAAGAATTTTTCCGCCGCATTCTCCCAATACTTGACAGTTTTGACACGATCTTTAACTATACGAAAAACAGTAGTTTAGATGATAGCGATACACTCGCGAACTGGGTCAAAACGCTCGAAGCCCTCTATAGGCGCTTGCTCTCGGCTCTAGAAAAAGAAGGCTTGGTTGGGATAGAATCGCAAGGACAACAATTAGACCTCTCTGTTCATGAGGTTGTTGAAACCCGCGGAGCCCCTGAAAAACCCAACCAATTGATATTGGAAGAAATGGTCAAGGGGTATCGGTACGGAAACCGGGTTCTACGCGACGCAAAGGTAATTATCGTGAAGAACCCGAAAATAATTGAAGAATAAGAATAATACTTTACAAATACGCGTTCATCTGGATGATGCTCTCATCGCCGGATTTAGCGTCAATCGAAAAGATTTATTGATTGATAGGCCGGATTTTCACGACAAGTTCATCGAACTTATGATATATATCTAGGCCATACACTGAACGCGCGCCGGAGGATGTAGAATAGATGGCTAGGATTTTAGGCATCGACCTTGGAACAACTAACTCCGTAGTTGCGTATATGGCAGGCGATAAGCCTGTCATTATCCCCAACGACTTAGGAGACCGGATAACACCGTCGATTGTTTTCTTTCAAGACGACAGTTCGGTTCTAGTCGGTAAAAAAGCCCGGCGGGCGGCAGGTATGAACCCTGACCGCTCCATCTTCTCGATTAAGCGTCACATGGGAACGGCCTACCGCGTCGATATCGACGGCAAAAGCCACACCCCGCAAGAGATTTCAGCCTGCGTCTTGCAGAAATTGAAATCTGACGCCGAAGAATTTCTCGGAGAAGAATGCCCGCAAGCCGTCATCACAGTTCCGGCTTATTTTACGGATGCGCAACGCCAAGCGACCCGCGACGCGGGTGAAATCGCTGGATTCACCGTTCGCCGGATCATCGACGAACCCACAGCAGCCGCGATCTCTTATGGTCTCGAAAGAGAAAGCGACCAGATTTTGATGGTCTATGATCTTGGCGGCGGTACGTTTGACGTCTCCATCATCGAAATGGTCGAAGGCGTCTTTCAAGTCTTGTCAATCAAAGGCAATAACCACTTAGGCGGCGACGACTTCGACGCCCGCATCGTTGAATATCTGCTTGAAAAGTTTAAACAAAAAGAAAACATCGACCTCACTGGCGATTCCAAAGCGATGTTCCGCCTTCGCGAAGCCGCCCAGGAAGCCAAAATCGAACTCTCCGGCGTCACCAAGACGGAAATCATCGTCGAAGCCATCGCCATGACCGATAAAGGCCCGGTGACTCTCTCCGAAGAACTCACCCGCGCCGAGTTTGAAAGCCTGGTTCACGACCTGATCGAAATGACCTCGCAACCGACCCTGGATGCGATTCAAGACGCTGGCTTGAAACCAGAAGATATTTCCAATGTCCTCTTAGTTGGTGGTAGTACACGCATTCCCTATGTACAACAAACGGTCGCCAAGATCGTCGCCAAAGAGCCGCGCAAAGACGTCAGCCCGGATGAATGCGTTGCCTTGGGCGCTGCGGTGCAGGCGTATATCCTTGCCCCGCTTGACGATGAACTACAACATTCGGCGGCGGACCAGGTGCATAAAGACGGCCCGGTTATCGTCCACTTGACGCCGTTCTCGCTTGGCGTCGGGTTAGCCGAAGACCGATACGGCGTATTGATCGAGCGCAACTCGACCTATCCGACCGAAGCCAAAGACCTATTTACCACAACCCGCGACTTCCAGGACGCGATCAGTTTCCCGATTTATGAAGGCGAAGAGAACATCGCTTCGGCGAACACCTTCCTGGATATGCTGCGCATCGACAAAATTCCGCCCGCGCCGCGCGGCGTACCGCGCATCGAAGTCACCTTCCGCCTCAATCAGGACCGTATCCTCGAAGCGACGGCGAAAGACCTGACCACCGATACCGAAGTCAGCATCACCGTTATGGCGACCGACAACCGCCTCAGCGACGAAGAGCGCGGCTCGTTGAAACAACAGGCGCAAGAGCGCGTCGTCCAACAAATGTCACATCGTCAGCAACAAGACATGGCGAATGAAGTCGATAGTTTGGTGTTCCGCGCCAAACGGGTCTTCTCTGAATCCGAAGACCCAATGGCCGAAGAAGCCATGAAGGTGATCGGCGACCTCGAAGATGCGCGTACGCAATCAGACGATACGTCGGTGCAAGAAAAAATGGGCCAGTTAAACGATATGTTGGCCCGTTATGAAACAGCCGATTATTAAACGAGAAAACAAGTTTTATTACGCTTTACTACCTTTATTCCAGACGGCCTTCGCGCCGTCTGGTTTTTTGTTTGGACTAATTTTCACGGACAACAAAGAGGCGCTGCGTATTGATTCAAGTGCTGGCATTCGGCCCTGCCCTTGTCACCCGGTCAAGTCGTTATAGACAGGTTGTTAGCCCCCTTTCCATAAGGGGGGAGGGCGTCGCAGACGCCAGGGGGGATTTGAAAAACGGGCGCAGCGCGCTGCGCCCCTACTTTATCAAAAGGGCAATAAGACGCGATGGAGACAAGCGAAACCGAACCCCGAGAAATTCATGTGATACAAGTAAAAATGGACAGAACGGCCTAACGGGCCAAGCCGATCAACCGTTATTTAGAAACGCGCCGCGCTAACCCTGCCAGATTATGGGGGTTTCGCGATACAATAGAAATGAACACGGCCATTCAATGAATGGCCCTTGTAAGGAGAAAGTGAATGGATGCCATCCTCTGCCCGGAATGCGGAGCGAGCAACCCGATTGAGGCGCATGTTTGCGAAGAGTGCAACGCTGACCTGTCTGCGGTCAAAAGCGTCATTGATACCGCCAATTCCCACTATAACGAGGCGCTGGCCTTAGCCCATAACGGGAAACTAGACGAAGCCCTGGGGCAAATCGAAGCCTCATTGGCGCTGTCTTCTGAAAATCCGCAATTCCATAACCTGATGGGCACCATCTACGCCCAAAAAGGGCTTTATACCGAAGCGATGCGCGCTTGGGAACGCTGCATGGCGCTCGACCCGGAATTTGAAAAAGCCTACAAAAATATGGAAAAAGCCCGCCGCATGGAAGAAGAAGCGGTCGAAGAAGACGAGCAGCGCCCGTACATTATGAAGATGTACATCGCCTACGCCGCCGCCGCGCTGTTTCTTGTCGTCACCCTGTATTTTGGCTTCCGTCTGAATTCAAAAAACCGCATGATCGACGACTATTCCGTCCAGTTGGCTGCCAAAGACCAAGCCATCGACGCTCAAAAAGACCGTCTCAACAAAGCCGAAGCCGAAGTCAACGCATTCAAGACGAATTTCCCCGAAGGCGGCGTTGAAGGCATGCTTCAACGATTGACCCAAGCCGATTCTCTGGCGGAAACCCGCGAACTCCAAATTCAACGAATCACTGCATTGCGCACCAAAGAACGTGACGGATTTCGCGACCAGATCGCCGCGCTGCAAAAAGAAAAAGAGGATTTGGTTCGCGAGACCCAAAAAATCAACGCGCTGCAAACCGAAATCCGCACCCGCGACGCCAAAACACAAACGCTGGAAAAACAACTGTCCGACACCCAACACGCGCTGACGCTGTCGCAAGAACAAGCGGAAGGATACCGCGCTCAACTCACCTCAGAGCAAACCAGCGCCCAAACCGCCCGCCTCAGCCATGAAGAAGAAATCAAAACCGTGCGCCGCACCTATGACCAGAATATCGAAACCCTGCGCGAAGACAATCGAAAACTGCGCGACGAAATCGCAACCCTGCAACGCAACATTGACGACTACAAATACGCCAACGAACTCGCCGTCCAAGCCCGCGACCAGTTGCAGCAAAACAACTATGAACTCGCGCTGCAAAACGTCGATGCGGGGCTGGGCCGCGCGACCGATCACGCCTTGCTGCTTTCCATGCAAGAAACCATTCAAGAGATTTTAGACGACCCGCTTGAACAAGCGCTTCGCCGCGAAGAAACTCGCAACCGCATACAGCAGTTGCAAGAAAAACGCAAAGAATTGGCCTCTCGCTTATTGAAAGACGCCAACACCAGCCTCTCCAACGGACAGTTGGATGAATCCGTCGAATTGGCCGAACAAGTCATCAAATTGCTGCCGGACGATGAACGCAGCAAAGCCGACGCGCAAAAAGTGATTGATCGGACAGAAGAACAAAAAACCAAATTGCGTCTCATTTTACTGGAAGCCAAACAATCAATCACCGATAATGATCTCAACGGCGCGAAAAAGAAACTTCAACAGGCGGTGAAAATTTCATCCTCTCATCCTGAAGTCAAAGCCTTAGAAGCGCAGCTGAGCGAAAACCAGGAATCCTAATCGCTCATTTGAATTTGGCGGTCAGACGGGTTTTGCGATACTGTAAGACGCAGTGAGACCATTTTTTTGAGGTTACGATGCATCCTGAGAGAATCCGGGAAGTGCTAGAACAAGTCAGCCAGGGTAAGGCCTCCGTCGATGAGGCCTTGCTGCATTTGCGCGACTTGCCTTATGAAGACCTGGGGTTCGCGAATATCGACCATCACCGCGCCCTGCGGCAGGGCCAGCCGGAAGTCGTCTTTGGTCAGAACAAAACCACCCAGGAAATTCTCGACATCGTCGGCGCCATTCGCGAAAAACAAATGCCGGTGCTCACCACCCGCGCCTCAGAAGACGCCCTGGCCCAATTACAACAGGCGTACCCGGATGGAACCCTCCATCAACGCGCGCGGGCGTTCACCGTCGGCGATGGTGAAATGGGCGAAACGGTCGGCAACGTGCTGGTGATCTGCGCGGGCACCTCTGACCTGCCGGTCGCCGAAGAAGCCGCGCTCACCGCCCGCTTTACCGGCTCCAACGTAAAGCGACTTTCCGACGTAGGCGTCGCGGGCATCCACCGCCTGCTGGGGCGCATTGACATATTGCGCGAAGCCGATGTGATCGTCGTCGCGGCGGGCATGGAAGGCGCTCTCGCCAGCGTGGTAGGCGGGCTGGTCGACTGTCCGGTGATCGGCGTCCCCACCAGCGTGGGTTACGGCGCTAGTTTTGGCGGCGTTTCAGCGCTGTTGACCATGCTGAATAGTTGCAGCGCGGGCGTCACCGTCGTGAACATTGATAATGGGTTCGGCGCGGGCTTCGCCGCCAGCGTCATCAACAAAAAAATTCACCACGCAGCCAAACACGCGAAGGAACCAGTCGCATGAGATATTTCATGTTACGAAACATCGCGCCATATTTTGCTTGGATCGCCTTGCCCTGCCTCTTCTGCGCCGCCGTCGTAGCGGATGTGGTATTTTTAAAAGACGGCGCCCGGCTCCGCTGCGAAATTGTTTCGCCGGACGAAGCCAAAGACACGTCCAATGAATTTATCCAAATTCGCCTGAACCAATCGCTGGTCTGGCTCAAACGCGAAGCCGTCGAGCGAATTGAAGAAACTGAAAACGAAGCCCCGTCTGAAATCGGCGACAAAGAATTAGTCCAGCGTTTAATCGACGTTGGATATATCTTGCCGGAAGGCGACGGCTCGACTCCGCCCGCAGCGAAAGAAGACGCAAACAATAGTTCAATGCGCTTGAGCGTAAAATCCATTCGCGGTTGGGCGTATGTTTCCGACAACCGGCGCGCCGATGCGCCGCGAGACCGCGAACCGCTGCAAGAAAAACAAGAAATTCCACTAGGACGCATGATTGTGGTTTCGGGCAACTCGCGCGTCACTCTTAACATTGAAGAGATGGGCGAAATTGGCCTCTTGCCTGGCGCCCGTATTCGTTTTGACCAATTAACTTGGGACCCGTCCGTACAAAATTACCGCATTCATCTCCGGCTGGAGAACGGCGGCGCGTGGTTTGACGTGGGCGAGGGCAAGTCGCAATGGCGCCGGGTCATCCTCAGCATCAACACGGTCCAAACGATTATGCAATCCGGCATCCTGCTCGTGGAAGCGACGCAAATGAACGGCGGGGCGGACCTTCATTACCTGCAAGGGACGGGAGAACTCCGCTTTTGGCGAGGCAGCGACCCTTACATGGTTGCGCCGAGACAATCGCTGCGGGTTTCGCCGGATTCCAATAAGCTGAATCTGCAAGAATTCGCCGACATCAATGAAAAACTCACGCTGATTCAAAACTGGGCGGCATGGCAACCGGAGCCGTTGGGCTTGTCGTTTGATTTTCAGCCGCCGCCCTTAAACCGCTTTCATCTTTTCGGGCCGTTGCCTGCGTTGTATCCACACAAAATCCCCATTGATCTGTCCATCGCGTTTCCACCCATCGCGCTCAGCATGGGAGAGGTGTTTACCGAATACAAAAAAGCCCTCGACCGCTACAAGTTCGACACAGGCAAGTATCCCACTCAAGAACTGGGCTTGGATGCGCTGCAAAAACCACACGACGTCCCCGGATGGAAAGGCCCGTATCTCAAGCCTGACATCCCCTTGCGCGACATGTGGGGAAAACCCTTCGTCTATGATTATTTTAAAGACGGCGATGAGATACACGTCAGCGTCCGCAGTTTCGGCCCGAACCAGCATGACGACAACGGCCTGCTCGACGACCTGCGTTAGCGGGATTCACGCTTGAATTTGCTGGATCGCCTTCAGTAGTTTTTTCAGATCCTGCGAGCCGATCAAAATGTGCTTGCCATT
This window harbors:
- a CDS encoding DUF1778 domain-containing protein; its protein translation is MNIRNDDTLKVRMDSITLDLMERAREFLHLDKSKFIRHSVRRMAEAVIAEHEQTRFSADDWQQFFQLVENPPEATDRFKKAALKYQEITSEHEI
- a CDS encoding flavin reductase family protein; protein product: MISKPIEAFSHFIATHPVLLLSARKGRANTVSPVLWYMPIGMDPPMVAVSLKPSSQSFHFVRESGDFILGVVGESLVKETHFCGVHSGRDVDKLRVLNLTTTRAKTVTPLMITECLVQIECRVRDIIPGPGRPLITAEVLYVGVHEQIDQIRWQPEEFLLYYMGGNRYRVGRKILDMSDVRPGYVPPDAYLR
- the grpE gene encoding nucleotide exchange factor GrpE, producing MIGWLTRSSQPDPRDVFPIDNMPIETYGGKGTSAVRLMYKKMPALPAPGETRRLAVKNGLDKNKEEFFRRILPILDSFDTIFNYTKNSSLDDSDTLANWVKTLEALYRRLLSALEKEGLVGIESQGQQLDLSVHEVVETRGAPEKPNQLILEEMVKGYRYGNRVLRDAKVIIVKNPKIIEE
- a CDS encoding deoxyguanosinetriphosphate triphosphohydrolase, which translates into the protein MTKTNETSSLMSRERLEQGERERLAPYAACAADSRGRIYNEEEHAYRTCYQRDRDRIIHSSAFRRLEYKTQVFINNASDHYRTRLTHTLEVAQIARTLARALSLNEDLCEAIALAHDLGHPPFGHAGERILNDLADESGGFEHNAQALCIVDYLEVRYPQFPGLNLTKESRRGILKSHTPYRGMGQGLEGAPCVEAQVVDAADEISYCSHDLDDGIDSGLLHPDDVMTVPLWREAAEQVRDQVAEWRGKRRRYPLILHLINCQVTDLAEETMRRLNQHTGEVKDGLVGFSAGMQQHVQASRKFLFDHLYRHPQVLRSNSRCRLIIQRLFEHYTEHPGQMPEAYQARIEHYGLERCASDYISGMTDRYAEEDYRQLFGF
- a CDS encoding C-GCAxxG-C-C family protein, encoding MDRRKVLIGAATGLTAAASGVLILTKGFTPPDVPQKEPSRIALSADAQQPGAWSYHALDAAATGELAYQMYAGGGCMYASFGSIITQLAQQYGQPYASFPYEMMKYGSSGIGEFGSVCGALNGTAAAVGLFVENKGHRNAIIEEFFSWYEKTALPVFEPKDAKEKTVVTVSNSVLCHASTATWSKASGKRTDSKERTERCSRLTADVTQKAVGLLNQYVEGGFEHSPAINIDAAGCIQCHGKPGKLGNIKGKMNCTSCHETSTAHTLFADAHYKFMPEKSE
- a CDS encoding GNAT family N-acetyltransferase, coding for MKFEPLSPKFHDRKSFDCGVKELNLYIQQFANQDQVRSLTKVYVLSDGPTIIGYYSICAHSVSRENLPENQKIGPYNDLPFLLLGRLAVDHNFQGKGYGDALIFHAFKTTLNAAETVGILGIVVDALNENVVSYYEGFGFMRLKGTQNRFVISISTMKHLLETR
- a CDS encoding Hsp70 family protein translates to MARILGIDLGTTNSVVAYMAGDKPVIIPNDLGDRITPSIVFFQDDSSVLVGKKARRAAGMNPDRSIFSIKRHMGTAYRVDIDGKSHTPQEISACVLQKLKSDAEEFLGEECPQAVITVPAYFTDAQRQATRDAGEIAGFTVRRIIDEPTAAAISYGLERESDQILMVYDLGGGTFDVSIIEMVEGVFQVLSIKGNNHLGGDDFDARIVEYLLEKFKQKENIDLTGDSKAMFRLREAAQEAKIELSGVTKTEIIVEAIAMTDKGPVTLSEELTRAEFESLVHDLIEMTSQPTLDAIQDAGLKPEDISNVLLVGGSTRIPYVQQTVAKIVAKEPRKDVSPDECVALGAAVQAYILAPLDDELQHSAADQVHKDGPVIVHLTPFSLGVGLAEDRYGVLIERNSTYPTEAKDLFTTTRDFQDAISFPIYEGEENIASANTFLDMLRIDKIPPAPRGVPRIEVTFRLNQDRILEATAKDLTTDTEVSITVMATDNRLSDEERGSLKQQAQERVVQQMSHRQQQDMANEVDSLVFRAKRVFSESEDPMAEEAMKVIGDLEDARTQSDDTSVQEKMGQLNDMLARYETADY
- a CDS encoding tetratricopeptide repeat protein, which codes for MDTNTVTLTRSPYEILKVNPWADVETIKAQYFHLVKQYNPEYYPEEFIEIRTAFDILKEPASRAASDVENFSPPPSFSHSDYKGMDLHSISLFKLNQEMKTLCGERQLEQLEGEEKAKALHLLHGAALYHSVHSHINEAKEVWNKIIDLYPDDQEAKSNLTYTVWQEAFDLAADGQMEEAENAFKQLNESGFKNAAIYKNVALAQEKQGKKDESRESWKIAIDSLNAELKNDPDNDYIKALVIAAHKYTGGYHLEGKSEVDGSEGNITAGSAKELGYACIKQGNWRQALEALERARQDNEQDVDVLCQLAWAYLNTNQHKVAFQTWNHALKIASSKQGVIDHLVRGHTIFGKRLMEQRIFNQALVQFKNALKHEPKNFELRLLLGETYFQMRNFTSALAEYQRVMDVDPRNKVARQGVRECKRLGGLR
- a CDS encoding hydrolase produces the protein MVIDRETAWNLLCEWTPGEALRIHARSVEVVMRAAAVKYGGGESDAELWGVTGLLHDADYEQWPEDHPKRIMAWLRERGEEDMAHAIACHYTQWGVACESAMDKALLACDELTGFVGACCFVRPDGIHTLAPKSVKKKLKDKSFAAKVNRDEVRLGAEQLGVEMGEHIQFVIDALKPHAEELGLQGRGE